The Cloeon dipterum chromosome X, ieCloDipt1.1, whole genome shotgun sequence genome includes a window with the following:
- the Spn gene encoding microtubule-associated protein futsch isoform X7, with amino-acid sequence MNSPTTRSPRVHRRPHPRPCKRKPCANQLRSRFESQKGMEAPPCKSSGPVRTGPKVSQIATIFQTMSPSKEVADTSVPPISPRTTSLEGSTQSSQRFNVARALFERLGEDAKPIVPNKAEKLAVNTQLRGQPRPTNGHHYPEQLAAEAPREEKPVPPPHRVMPSSAPPPKPPKPEKPERKFSSKELIEKQRNWTAHFKNKSSSPRASFDRVQGIRVPVLPTIGGPIPLESPIERPHEKQDVPEKIEIGVVTPTSPAPSINSETRSYPSMLSTTPSGTESSGDSLDTDKTLSELSEASPGALQQSHSSPLEGPVIKKSEDKEILASQSYEEICKDVSKQKEGRVSPQLASDEEEELNQLVAVHDMRNKVSSMQLVLETPASPTKPQSPELQPMESETISEDRPPSPEVAAATQDKVKFVDQVVVVEEESVPLAEEEEEEDDEEDEAITEEVEEAVTEEVEEAITEEVEESQSEVSPEQSEATQSLQRELSSPENETPPTLPPKDISPEVEELPPLPQADSPRLHPKGENVVRRPLPPSPEEEKLPELPESHVVPARRIPLPPEPQEEKPLPPIPRRNMPEFVESPPPLPPKDIPDIPEYAVPHKVKQHIKQQQEKERQEQLEAERKQLEAENRQLEAEKKQLEAEKKQLEPETMTSDEAENLLSTRILAKRQETLLSDEQAEEVPRLLAKANEARASPSETVAPEPEEIIELVPTTVFDKSQESTLPDTSLDYREPLNGSLSSESVGLADSLPVTRSVAERSGKAEQVTVVEEIEPPEYVAVACRELFVENGIHYLEDGHFWVEVPGLPESDEEEEFDESVMVKAPSRVCFSAGPMRVYSTHSISDYDRRNDDVDPVAASAEYELEKRVEKMDVFPVELIKGPEGLGLSIIGMGVGADAGLEKLGIFVKTIADQGAAARDGRIQVNDQIIEVDGKSLVGVTQAYAASVLRNTSGLVKFLIGREKDPENSEVAQLIKQSLQADREREEARRQQHHEAIAMAQHQQQQSPGGDSMSDMAHSPEGPIMRQQPSSAELEAMKQLVKESQYKLAVADSDIARLKARLAEQERQSGEEVSDRLKQASQRLREMERGLQAAKKEVATYQDMLEQSQGQYTVLEKKYHKAKKLLREYQQREQDLLHREEFHLQLLQEKDTEYNALVKTLKDRIIQLEQELLDTQKAAGLTPQLPYDSNSIRQLTPKMGRKHSAQATKPLMEQLDTELSDTEISDCSPEETDKTSTVERKMPVKEELDRAVPPHELLDNSAFKSRVELVKGGSLAGRQLPTPSKKSPVNPNCPDYGLENSYHSTTEEEEESFKAATETSISTSSSSSSQVSVERPSNLSIHSQSMYQQRSVYSSSQQEQSYQQ; translated from the exons ATGAACAGTCCCACGACCCGTTCACCCCGCGTCCACCGCCGTCCGCACCCTCGCCCCTGTAAACGCAAACCCTGCGCCAACCAGCTTAGGTCCCGCTTTGAGTCACAGAAG GGAATGGAGGCGCCACCGTGCAAAAGTTCAGGTCCAGTGCGCACAGGACCCAAGGTGTCCCAAATTGCCACCATCTTCCAGACCATGAGCCCAAGCAAAGAAGTGGCTGACACGTCCGTCCCGCCCATCAGTCCGCGCACCACCTCCCTCGAGGGGTCCACCCAGTCGTCGCAGCGGTTCAACGTGGCACGCGCCCTTTTCGAAAGGCTTGGCGAG GACGCGAAACCGATCGTTCCCAATAAGGCGGAAAAGCTGGCGGTGAACACGCAGCTGCGGGGCCAACCGCGGCCCACGAACGGCCACCACTACCCCGAGCAGCTGGCCGCGGAGGCGCCGCGCGAAGAGAAaccggtgccgccgccgcaccgagTGATGCCATCCTCGGCGCCGCCGCCTAAGCCGCCCAAGCCGGAGAAGCCAGAGCGGAAGTTTTCCAGCAAGGAGCTGATCGAGAAGCAACGCAACTGGACGGCGcacttcaaaaataaatcttccaGTCCGCGAGCTTCATTTGACCGAGTCCAAGGCATCCGAGTGCCTGTGCTGCCCACCATCGGTGGACCCATTCCCCTTGAGAGTCCCATCGAGAGGCCGCATGAAAAACAAGATGTGCCAGAAAA AATCGAAATTGGAGTTGTTACTCCAACGTCACCAGCACCTAGTATTAATTCAGAAACACGCTCGTACCCATCAATGCTCTCTACAACGCCCTCTG GAACGGAAAGTTCGGGTGACTCATTGGACACGGATAAGACGCTGTCCGAATTGTCGGAAGCGTCGCCCGGCGCCCTGCAGCAGAGTCACTCGAGTCCGCTTGAGGGCCCAGTGATCAAAAAGAGCGAGGATAAGGAAATTCTCGCGAGTCAAAGTTACGAGGAGATCTGCAAAGATGTTTCAAAACAGAAGGAGGGCCGTGTCAGTCCACAGCTCGCCAGTGATGAGGAGGAAGAACTCAACCAACTAGTAGCAGTCCATGACATGAGGAACAAG GTTTCCTCGATGCAGTTGGTGCTAGAAACGCCAGCTTCACCCACGAAACCACAGTCGCCAGAGTTGCAGCCAATGGAGTCGGAAACGATTTCAGAGGATCGCCCACCTTCGCCAGAAGTTGCGGCCGCGACGCAGGACAAAGTCAAGTTTGTCGACCAGGTGGTCGTGGTGGAGGAAGAATCTGTGCCGCtggcggaggaggaggaggaagaggatgACGAAGAGGACGAGGCAATAACTGAAGAAGTCGAGGAGGCAGTGACCGAAGAAGTGGAGGAAGCGATAACCGAGGAGGTGGAGGAGTCGCAGTCAGAG gtcTCTCCTGAGCAGAGCGAAGCAACGCAATCTTTGCAAAGAGAGCTTTCCTCGCCTGAGAATGAAACACCACCTACCCTGCCTCCAAAAGACATTTCGCCTGAGGTAGAGGAACTGCCTCCACTGCCCCAGGCTGACTCTCCTAGGTTGCATCCCAAGGGTGAAAATGTCGTCCGTCGGCCGCTGCCGCCCTCTCCCGAGGAGGAAAAGCTGCCTGAGCTACCCGAGAGTCATGTGGTACCTGCCAGAAGAATTCCGCTTCCTCCTGAGCCGCAGGAAGAAAAGCCACTTCCACCTATTCCACGCAG gaATATGCCAGAGTTTGTCGAGTCTCCGCCGCCACTGCCCCCAAAAGATATCCCTGACATCCCTGAGTACGCTGTTCCGCACAAAGTTAAGCAGCACATCAAACAGCAGCAGGAAAAAGAAAGACAGGAACAGCTGGAAGCTGAGAGGAAGCAGCTTGAGGCTGAAAATAGGCAGCTCGAGGCCGAAAAGAAACAGCTTGAGGCCGAAAAGAAGCAGCTTGAGCCTGAAACAATGACCTCTGACGAGGCGGAAAATCTGCTCAGCACAAg AATACTTGCCAAAAG ACAAGAAACTCTCCTCTCAGACGAACAAGCTGAAGAAGTGCCAAGACTTTTGGCTAAGGCCAACGAGGCGAGAGCCTCCCCCAGTGAAACTGTTGCTCCAGAGCCAGAGGAGATTATCGAGCTCGTGCCGACTACCGTTTTTGACAAGTCCCAAGAGTCCACCTTACCTGATACTAGTTTAGATTACAG AGAACCTTTGAACGGGTCGCTCTCGTCGGAGTCCGTGGGTCTGGCTGACTCATTGCCAGTGACAAGAAGTGTTGCCGAGCGTAGCGGTAAAGCAGAGCAAGTGACCGTCGTCGAAGAGATAGAGCCGCCTGAGTACGTGGCTGTAGCTTGCAGAGAG CTTTTCGTGGAAAACGGCATTCACTACCTCGAGGACGGCCACTTTTGGGTCGAAGTGCCCGGTCTTCCAGAGTCTGACGAGGAGGAGGAGTTTGACGAGAGCGTCATGGTCAAGGCACCTTCCAGAGTGTGCTTCAGCGCTGGCCCCATGAGAGTTTACTCGACACACTCCATCTCGGACTACGACAGGCGTAACGACGATGTCGATCCTGTTGCGGCATCTGCCGAGTACGAGTTGGAGAAGAGGGTTGAAAAGATGGATGTTTTTCCTGTTGAGCTCATCAAG GGCCCTGAAGGTCTGGGTCTCAGCATAATTGGAATGGGTGTCGGCGCGGACGCAGGCCTAGAAAAGTTAGGCATTTTTGTGAAGACGATTGCCGACCAGGGCGCCGCCGCTCGCGACGGACGCATACAG GTGAACGATCAAATTATCGAAGTGGACGGCAAGTCGCTGGTCGGGGTTACACAGGCGTACGCAGCGTCAGTGCTCAGGAACACATCCGGTTTGGTCAAGTTCCTGATCGGCAGGGAGAAGGACCCAGAGAACAGCGAGGTGGCGCAACTGATCAAGCAGTCGCTGCAGGCGGACCGGGAGCGCGAGGAGGCCCGCCGGCAGCAGCATCATGAGGCCATTGCTATGgcccagcaccagcagcagcagtcaccTGGCGGTGATAGCATGTCAGACATGGCCCATTCACCAGAGGGTCCAATCATGCGGCAGCAACCCTCGTCCGCCGAGCTTGAAGCCATGAAGCAGCTGGTCAAGGAG AGTCAGTACAAATTGGCCGTGGCAGACTCTGATATCGCCAGACTAAAAGCGAGG cTGGCGGAACAGGAGCGGCAGAGCGGAGAGGAGGTGTCAGACCGGCTGAAGCAGGCGTCGCAGAGGCTGCGCGAGATGGAGCGCGGTCTGCAGGCGGCCAAGAAGGAGGTGGCCACCTACCAGGACATGCTGGAGCAGTCGCAGGGCCAGTACACCGTGCTGGAGAAGAAGTACCACAAGGCCAAGAAGCTTCTCAGGGAATATCAGCAGCGCGAGCAGGACTTGCTGCACAGGGAGGAGTTCCACCTGCAGCTCCTGCAGGAGAAGGACACTGAGTACAACGCCCTTGTTAAAACACTCAAAGATAGG ATAATTCAACTAGAGCAAGAGTTGTTGGACACCCAGAAGGCAGCCGGGCTGACCCCACAGCTTCCATATGACAGCAACAGCATCAGGCAGCTGACCCCAAAAATGGGCAGGAAACACTCTGCACAGGCGACAAAGCCGCTCATGGAGCAGCTGGACACAGAGCTGTCCGACACAGAGATCTCGGACTGCAGCCCTGAGGAGACTGACAAAACCTCAACCGTGGAGAGAAAG ATGCCTGTTAAGGAGGAGCTTGATAGGGCTGTGCCGCCACACGAGCTGCTCGACAACTCTGCCTTTAAATCAAGGGTGGAGCTTGTCAAGGGTGGCAGCCTCGCCGGCAGGCAGCTGCCCACCCCCAGCAAAAAGTCGCCAGTAAATCCCAATTGTCCA GACTACGGCCTAGAAAACAGCTATCATTCCACCACCGAAGAGGAAGAGGAGTCTTTCAAAGCAGCCACCGAAACTTCCATTTCCACAAGTTCATCTTCATCCAGTCAGGTGTCGGTCGAGAGGCCGTCCAACCTGTCTATCCACTCTCAGTCCATGTATCAGCAGCGCTCAGTGTACAGCTCATCACAACAAGAACAAAGTTATCAACAG TGA
- the Spn gene encoding microtubule-associated protein futsch isoform X1 codes for MNSPTTRSPRVHRRPHPRPCKRKPCANQLRSRFESQKGMEAPPCKSSGPVRTGPKVSQIATIFQTMSPSKEVADTSVPPISPRTTSLEGSTQSSQRFNVARALFERLGEDAKPIVPNKAEKLAVNTQLRGQPRPTNGHHYPEQLAAEAPREEKPVPPPHRVMPSSAPPPKPPKPEKPERKFSSKELIEKQRNWTAHFKNKSSSPRASFDRVQGIRVPVLPTIGGPIPLESPIERPHEKQDVPEKIEIGVVTPTSPAPSINSETRSYPSMLSTTPSGTESSGDSLDTDKTLSELSEASPGALQQSHSSPLEGPVIKKSEDKEILASQSYEEICKDVSKQKEGRVSPQLASDEEEELNQLVAVHDMRNKVSSMQLVLETPASPTKPQSPELQPMESETISEDRPPSPEVAAATQDKVKFVDQVVVVEEESVPLAEEEEEEDDEEDEAITEEVEEAVTEEVEEAITEEVEESQSEVSPEQSEATQSLQRELSSPENETPPTLPPKDISPEVEELPPLPQADSPRLHPKGENVVRRPLPPSPEEEKLPELPESHVVPARRIPLPPEPQEEKPLPPIPRRNMPEFVESPPPLPPKDIPDIPEYAVPHKVKQHIKQQQEKERQEQLEAERKQLEAENRQLEAEKKQLEAEKKQLEPETMTSDEAENLLSTRILAKRQETLLSDEQAEEVPRLLAKANEARASPSETVAPEPEEIIELVPTTVFDKSQESTLPDTSLDYREPLNGSLSSESVGLADSLPVTRSVAERSGKAEQVTVVEEIEPPEYVAVACRELFVENGIHYLEDGHFWVEVPGLPESDEEEEFDESVMVKAPSRVCFSAGPMRVYSTHSISDYDRRNDDVDPVAASAEYELEKRVEKMDVFPVELIKGPEGLGLSIIGMGVGADAGLEKLGIFVKTIADQGAAARDGRIQVNDQIIEVDGKSLVGVTQAYAASVLRNTSGLVKFLIGREKDPENSEVAQLIKQSLQADREREEARRQQHHEAIAMAQHQQQQSPGGDSMSDMAHSPEGPIMRQQPSSAELEAMKQLVKESQYKLAVADSDIARLKARLAEQERQSGEEVSDRLKQASQRLREMERGLQAAKKEVATYQDMLEQSQGQYTVLEKKYHKAKKLLREYQQREQDLLHREEFHLQLLQEKDTEYNALVKTLKDRIIQLEQELLDTQKAAGLTPQLPYDSNSIRQLTPKMGRKHSAQATKPLMEQLDTELSDTEISDCSPEETDKTSTVERKMPVKEELDRAVPPHELLDNSAFKSRVELVKGGSLAGRQLPTPSKKSPVNPNCPDYGLENSYHSTTEEEEESFKAATETSISTSSSSSSQVSVERPSNLSIHSQSMYQQRSVYSSSQQEQSYQQNVYGSRGSYNTVPGKRSSGVGPPPSLAEQLKQVLADRERRINTGEKKDMDHHKPSTISQTLVEEIRLAVQEANARIKRVPKLDPRDSTGSLSSCASVPALRTSSSLDNSRSNLDDPSSPEQVWLSQEMLATQQQQEKRSSGHFWHTSSVSAWTKEQVCQWLVVLGLDHYTTSFYEHNVTGPELLMLESKEMKTLGVGGEDKAKLKRKLKELRLHEERERKQADKERKEKEKLQKKAEKLAEKASKIKK; via the exons ATGAACAGTCCCACGACCCGTTCACCCCGCGTCCACCGCCGTCCGCACCCTCGCCCCTGTAAACGCAAACCCTGCGCCAACCAGCTTAGGTCCCGCTTTGAGTCACAGAAG GGAATGGAGGCGCCACCGTGCAAAAGTTCAGGTCCAGTGCGCACAGGACCCAAGGTGTCCCAAATTGCCACCATCTTCCAGACCATGAGCCCAAGCAAAGAAGTGGCTGACACGTCCGTCCCGCCCATCAGTCCGCGCACCACCTCCCTCGAGGGGTCCACCCAGTCGTCGCAGCGGTTCAACGTGGCACGCGCCCTTTTCGAAAGGCTTGGCGAG GACGCGAAACCGATCGTTCCCAATAAGGCGGAAAAGCTGGCGGTGAACACGCAGCTGCGGGGCCAACCGCGGCCCACGAACGGCCACCACTACCCCGAGCAGCTGGCCGCGGAGGCGCCGCGCGAAGAGAAaccggtgccgccgccgcaccgagTGATGCCATCCTCGGCGCCGCCGCCTAAGCCGCCCAAGCCGGAGAAGCCAGAGCGGAAGTTTTCCAGCAAGGAGCTGATCGAGAAGCAACGCAACTGGACGGCGcacttcaaaaataaatcttccaGTCCGCGAGCTTCATTTGACCGAGTCCAAGGCATCCGAGTGCCTGTGCTGCCCACCATCGGTGGACCCATTCCCCTTGAGAGTCCCATCGAGAGGCCGCATGAAAAACAAGATGTGCCAGAAAA AATCGAAATTGGAGTTGTTACTCCAACGTCACCAGCACCTAGTATTAATTCAGAAACACGCTCGTACCCATCAATGCTCTCTACAACGCCCTCTG GAACGGAAAGTTCGGGTGACTCATTGGACACGGATAAGACGCTGTCCGAATTGTCGGAAGCGTCGCCCGGCGCCCTGCAGCAGAGTCACTCGAGTCCGCTTGAGGGCCCAGTGATCAAAAAGAGCGAGGATAAGGAAATTCTCGCGAGTCAAAGTTACGAGGAGATCTGCAAAGATGTTTCAAAACAGAAGGAGGGCCGTGTCAGTCCACAGCTCGCCAGTGATGAGGAGGAAGAACTCAACCAACTAGTAGCAGTCCATGACATGAGGAACAAG GTTTCCTCGATGCAGTTGGTGCTAGAAACGCCAGCTTCACCCACGAAACCACAGTCGCCAGAGTTGCAGCCAATGGAGTCGGAAACGATTTCAGAGGATCGCCCACCTTCGCCAGAAGTTGCGGCCGCGACGCAGGACAAAGTCAAGTTTGTCGACCAGGTGGTCGTGGTGGAGGAAGAATCTGTGCCGCtggcggaggaggaggaggaagaggatgACGAAGAGGACGAGGCAATAACTGAAGAAGTCGAGGAGGCAGTGACCGAAGAAGTGGAGGAAGCGATAACCGAGGAGGTGGAGGAGTCGCAGTCAGAG gtcTCTCCTGAGCAGAGCGAAGCAACGCAATCTTTGCAAAGAGAGCTTTCCTCGCCTGAGAATGAAACACCACCTACCCTGCCTCCAAAAGACATTTCGCCTGAGGTAGAGGAACTGCCTCCACTGCCCCAGGCTGACTCTCCTAGGTTGCATCCCAAGGGTGAAAATGTCGTCCGTCGGCCGCTGCCGCCCTCTCCCGAGGAGGAAAAGCTGCCTGAGCTACCCGAGAGTCATGTGGTACCTGCCAGAAGAATTCCGCTTCCTCCTGAGCCGCAGGAAGAAAAGCCACTTCCACCTATTCCACGCAG gaATATGCCAGAGTTTGTCGAGTCTCCGCCGCCACTGCCCCCAAAAGATATCCCTGACATCCCTGAGTACGCTGTTCCGCACAAAGTTAAGCAGCACATCAAACAGCAGCAGGAAAAAGAAAGACAGGAACAGCTGGAAGCTGAGAGGAAGCAGCTTGAGGCTGAAAATAGGCAGCTCGAGGCCGAAAAGAAACAGCTTGAGGCCGAAAAGAAGCAGCTTGAGCCTGAAACAATGACCTCTGACGAGGCGGAAAATCTGCTCAGCACAAg AATACTTGCCAAAAG ACAAGAAACTCTCCTCTCAGACGAACAAGCTGAAGAAGTGCCAAGACTTTTGGCTAAGGCCAACGAGGCGAGAGCCTCCCCCAGTGAAACTGTTGCTCCAGAGCCAGAGGAGATTATCGAGCTCGTGCCGACTACCGTTTTTGACAAGTCCCAAGAGTCCACCTTACCTGATACTAGTTTAGATTACAG AGAACCTTTGAACGGGTCGCTCTCGTCGGAGTCCGTGGGTCTGGCTGACTCATTGCCAGTGACAAGAAGTGTTGCCGAGCGTAGCGGTAAAGCAGAGCAAGTGACCGTCGTCGAAGAGATAGAGCCGCCTGAGTACGTGGCTGTAGCTTGCAGAGAG CTTTTCGTGGAAAACGGCATTCACTACCTCGAGGACGGCCACTTTTGGGTCGAAGTGCCCGGTCTTCCAGAGTCTGACGAGGAGGAGGAGTTTGACGAGAGCGTCATGGTCAAGGCACCTTCCAGAGTGTGCTTCAGCGCTGGCCCCATGAGAGTTTACTCGACACACTCCATCTCGGACTACGACAGGCGTAACGACGATGTCGATCCTGTTGCGGCATCTGCCGAGTACGAGTTGGAGAAGAGGGTTGAAAAGATGGATGTTTTTCCTGTTGAGCTCATCAAG GGCCCTGAAGGTCTGGGTCTCAGCATAATTGGAATGGGTGTCGGCGCGGACGCAGGCCTAGAAAAGTTAGGCATTTTTGTGAAGACGATTGCCGACCAGGGCGCCGCCGCTCGCGACGGACGCATACAG GTGAACGATCAAATTATCGAAGTGGACGGCAAGTCGCTGGTCGGGGTTACACAGGCGTACGCAGCGTCAGTGCTCAGGAACACATCCGGTTTGGTCAAGTTCCTGATCGGCAGGGAGAAGGACCCAGAGAACAGCGAGGTGGCGCAACTGATCAAGCAGTCGCTGCAGGCGGACCGGGAGCGCGAGGAGGCCCGCCGGCAGCAGCATCATGAGGCCATTGCTATGgcccagcaccagcagcagcagtcaccTGGCGGTGATAGCATGTCAGACATGGCCCATTCACCAGAGGGTCCAATCATGCGGCAGCAACCCTCGTCCGCCGAGCTTGAAGCCATGAAGCAGCTGGTCAAGGAG AGTCAGTACAAATTGGCCGTGGCAGACTCTGATATCGCCAGACTAAAAGCGAGG cTGGCGGAACAGGAGCGGCAGAGCGGAGAGGAGGTGTCAGACCGGCTGAAGCAGGCGTCGCAGAGGCTGCGCGAGATGGAGCGCGGTCTGCAGGCGGCCAAGAAGGAGGTGGCCACCTACCAGGACATGCTGGAGCAGTCGCAGGGCCAGTACACCGTGCTGGAGAAGAAGTACCACAAGGCCAAGAAGCTTCTCAGGGAATATCAGCAGCGCGAGCAGGACTTGCTGCACAGGGAGGAGTTCCACCTGCAGCTCCTGCAGGAGAAGGACACTGAGTACAACGCCCTTGTTAAAACACTCAAAGATAGG ATAATTCAACTAGAGCAAGAGTTGTTGGACACCCAGAAGGCAGCCGGGCTGACCCCACAGCTTCCATATGACAGCAACAGCATCAGGCAGCTGACCCCAAAAATGGGCAGGAAACACTCTGCACAGGCGACAAAGCCGCTCATGGAGCAGCTGGACACAGAGCTGTCCGACACAGAGATCTCGGACTGCAGCCCTGAGGAGACTGACAAAACCTCAACCGTGGAGAGAAAG ATGCCTGTTAAGGAGGAGCTTGATAGGGCTGTGCCGCCACACGAGCTGCTCGACAACTCTGCCTTTAAATCAAGGGTGGAGCTTGTCAAGGGTGGCAGCCTCGCCGGCAGGCAGCTGCCCACCCCCAGCAAAAAGTCGCCAGTAAATCCCAATTGTCCA GACTACGGCCTAGAAAACAGCTATCATTCCACCACCGAAGAGGAAGAGGAGTCTTTCAAAGCAGCCACCGAAACTTCCATTTCCACAAGTTCATCTTCATCCAGTCAGGTGTCGGTCGAGAGGCCGTCCAACCTGTCTATCCACTCTCAGTCCATGTATCAGCAGCGCTCAGTGTACAGCTCATCACAACAAGAACAAAGTTATCAACAG aacgTATACGGGAGCAGAGGGAGTTACAACACGGTACCAGGCAAGAGGTCGTCCGGCGTTGGTCCGCCGCCATCGTTGGCTGAGCAGCTGAAGCAGGTGCTTGCCGACCGCGAGCGGCGGATCAACACCGGCGAGAAAAAGGACATGGATCACCACAAGCCGTCGACGATCTCGCAGACGCTGGTCGAGGAAATACGACTCGCTGTGCAG GAGGCGAACGCACGTATCAAGCGGGTGCCAAAGCTAGACCCGCGCGACTCAACAGGCTCGCTGAGTTCGTGTGCAAGCGTTCCCGCCCTGCGTACCTCCTCCTCGCTGGACAACTCCCGGAGCAACCTGGACGACCCCAGCAGCCCAGAACAAGTGTGGCTGTCGCAGGAAATGCTGGCCACGCAGCAACAGCAGGAGAAGCGCAGCTCTGGTCACTTTTGGCACACGTCCTCCGTGTCAGCGTGGACCAAAGAGCAG GTGTGCCAGTGGCTGGTGGTTTTGGGCTTGGACCACTACACGACCAGCTTTTACGAGCACAACGTCACGGGTCCCGAGCTGCTGATGCTGGAGTCAAAGGAGATGAAAACGCTGGGCGTTGGCGGCGAGGACAAGGCCAAGCTGAAACGCAAGCTGAAGGAGCTGCGGCTGCACGAGGAGCGGGAGCGCAAACAGGCGGACAAGGAGCGCAAGGAGAAGGAAAAGCTGCAGAAGAAGGCAGAGAAGCTAGCCGAGAAAGCGagcaaaattaagaaatag